The Ipomoea triloba cultivar NCNSP0323 chromosome 4, ASM357664v1 DNA segment CTAGCTAAGAACCCAAACTACCTAAGCCCTGGGTTGATGGTTGtgactaaaatatatatatatatatatatatatatatatatatatatatatatatatatatatatatatatatatatatNNNNNNNNNNNNNNNNNNNNNNNNNNNNNNNNNNNNNNNNNNNNNNNNNNNNNNNNNNNNNNNNNNNNNNNNNNNNNNNNNNNNNNNNNNNNNNNNNNNNNNNNNNNNNNNNNNNNNNNNNNNNNNNNNNNNNNNNNNNNNNNNNNNNNNNNNNNNNNNNNNNNNNNNNNNNNNNNNNNNNNNNNNNNNNNNNNNNNNNNNNNNNNNNNNNNNNNNNNNNNNNNNNNNNNNNNNNNNNNNNNNNNNNNNNNNNNNNNNNNNNNNNNNNNNNNNNNNNNNNNNNNNNNNNNNNNNNNNNNNNNNNNNNNNNNNNNNNNNNNNNNNNNNNNNNNNNNNNNNNNNNNNNNNNNNNNNNNNNNNNNNNNNNNNNNNNNNNNNNNNNNNNNNNNNNNNNNNNNNNNNNNNNNNNNNNNNNNNNNNNNNNNNNNNNNNNNNNNNNNNNNNNNNNNNNNNNNNNNNNNNNNNNNNNNNNNNNNNNNNNNNNNNNNNNNNNNNNNNNNNNNNNNNNNNNNNNNNNNNNNNNNNNNNNNNNNNNNNNNNNNNNNNNNNNNNNNNNNNNNNNNNNNNNNNNNNNNNNNNNNNNNNNNNNNNNNNNNNNNNNNNNNNNNNNNNNNNNNNNNNNNNNNNNNNNNNNNNNNNNNNNNNNNNNNNNNNNNNNNNNNNNNNNNNNNNNNNNNNNNNNNNNNNNNNNNNNNNNNNNNNNNNNNNNNNNNNNNNNNNNNNNNNNNNNNNNNNNNNNNNNNNNNNNNNNNNNNNNNNNNNNNNNNNNNNNNNNNNNNNNNNNNNNNNNNNNNNNNNNNNNNNNNNNNNNNNNNNNNNNNNNNNNNNNNNNNNNNNNNNNNNNNNNNNNNNNNNNNNNNNNNNNNNNNNNNNNNNNNNNNNNNNNNNNNNNNNNNNNNNNNNNNNNNNNNNNNNNNNNNNNNNNNNNNNNNNNNNNNNNNNNNNNNNNNNNNNNNNNNNNNNNNNNNNNNNNNNNNNNNNNNNNNNNNNNNNNNNNNNNNNNNNNNNNNNNNNNNNNNNNNNNNNNNNNNNNNNNNNNNNNNNNNNNNNNNNNNNNNNNNNNNNNNNNNNNNNNNNNNNNNNNNNNNNNNNNNNNNNNNNNNNNNNNNNNNNNNNNNNNNNNNNNNNNNNNNNNNNNNNNNNNNNNNNNNNNNNNNNNNNNNNNNNNNNNNNNNNNNNNNNNNNNNNNNNNNNNNNNNNNNNNNNNNNNNNNNNNNNNNNNNNNNNNNNNNNNNNNNNNNNNNNNNNNNNNNNNNNNNNNNNNNNNNNNNNNNNNNNNNNNNNNNNNNNNNNNNNNNNatatatatatatatatatatatatatatatatatatatatatatatatatatatatatatatatatatatgaaaaattgtaatatatgcTCATCCATAATatttcaattatcaatgtcacccctgaattattttcaaaaaaattacatatattgtCCCTTCCGTAACGAAGGAGGggtaatatttacaccacgggaagggcaatatatgtaccgtttttaaaaattgaggggcaatatacaccactaataattcaggggtgacatttataattagcatattatgaaggggcataaattacaactttccctatatatatatatatatatattgggtttatcgaggcaaaccccactcctcttccgagtatgtgagtaaaccctcgccctgtgatcctagccggcaaaggaccacaaggaggttaaccagcctaggttgcccatagctgaccggctcaaacccgggtggcagacggtttcgaactcaggacctcacggccgcgagcgtcttggtcttgccactcaggctgcccttacgggcatatatatatatatatatatatatatatatagtgggagTGAGCAAAGCCGCAAAGGTACAATCAAAACTCAATTAGCAGTAACGAACTTTCTAATTTTTTGGAtcattttgtttacttttaacGTTTGAAATGTTTTGGTTAAATTAAGATGTGGATAATAATTTTGTAACTACTGCAAAAATAGCAATGCGCAGATACACACACTCgctctctctcttttgttacTGTCCATTTTTGCAGTTCATAGTGTGGAACGAGGTATGATCACATCTCGCTGAGGATGCTCAACACAATCGATGAAAATTATTGAACCAACCAGGCAttcatattacaatatttatttttgtattacaAACTAATATGTTAATTTGGTTATCTTTTTTGCCATAATTTAATCTTCTTGAAATTTCTCTTCAACATTTTCTAGAATTGTTACTAAATGATCAAGAGAAAAAGGAGTTTGAAAGATTTTATAAATATGCCATTAATGTCTAAAGGAAATAGTTTTATGACTGAGAATCGGTTGATTTGGGAAGAGTTATCATACAATCGTGCCTATCGGAAGAGAGCGGCATACTCAATTCAAAACTAACCGAAGATAAAAGAGCGATATATGAGGCTGTTATTTCAGATGTTTATTCAAACAAGGGCGGATTGTATTTTGTTTATAGATATGGTGGGAtaggaaaaatatttctttggagGGCACTATCTGCGTGTATTAGAGCAAAATATCGTATTGTTATCAATGTGGCATCCAATGGTATAACATCTTTAATTTTGCCTGGTGGATGCACTGCACACTCCAGGTTTTCAATACCGATATCTATCAATGAAGACTCTACATGCAATATTCATCAAGATAGCCAATTAGTATAACTAATTCTTCAAGCTAAATTGATcatttgggatgaagcaccaatgatgcGCAAGCAttgttttgaggctttggaTCGAACAATGAGAGATGTATTGTAGTTTGTGAATGATGATAGTACTAATAGGACTTTTGGGGGGAAGACTATGGTATTAGGTGGTGACTTCAAGTAAATTTTACTAGTGGTGCCAAAAGGATCAAGACAAGACATTGCATCTGCAACTATAAATTCATCATACCTATGGAATCATTGTAAAGTGATGCGCCTAACTAAGAAGTTGAGATTAAATAATATGGAACCGGGTATGGATCAACAGAAATTACTTCCATAGGTGATGGTACTATTGGAGAAGATAATGATGATTACGTGAGATTGATATCCCATCTGAAATGTTGTTGAAATCAAATGGTGATCCTATTGTTACGGTTGTTTAGAGTACGTTCCCAAACTTCACTGATGGTAGGGAGGTCATGAATGAAGTTAATCAATATATGTCCACTTGACTGAAGGGAAAGGAAAGACATATTACAGTTATGACATAGATGGTTCTAATACAGTACTTGCAAATGTCCATACACCTGAATTCTCATACGAGCTTCTTAAGGCGAGGCAGGACGGGCCGACCTCCCATAGGCCCGTATTTTGGTGGGGTTTTTAATCCGCCCCCGCTATATGGCGGGCTTTAGCAGGCCCCATCCCACCAGCCCGTTTCAACCACTATATGTGAACGACTTCAACTTGTTCAAATTAATTAGCCTGAAATTAATtgagtattaaaaaataattctatataatattatacttaataATTACAACAATGGTCATTAATTCTATTAATTCTCTTTTATCATgccattctcattccaccccaTTAATTTTATTCTATAAGTAGATATGTTGATAACACTAATATACGGATATACGGAAGTGCGTGCTTATCTCTAAGTGCCTAGGTATCCACCGTAAGTCTTTCCTCGTTTGAACTAACATCCTAAAGTGCTACTACATGGATGAATCTTATCAACGTCCATCCATGAATGAAAAATCATATTATAGATCGAACTGTCGAATTGAAAAAATTAGATCTCGGCTaagtaaaaatgaaattaattaaatataattaaccaatataaatgaaattattattattatttaataataatttatacatgCGATCCGAGCGAATTTCATCCAAACATATTTACCTATTTAGTGTAACCAATGGCGAAAGGTACCCCAGTGGCAGGCAACCAGCGGTTTGCGTCAAGCCAAAGTCCAGCAGTGAATTTTCGGGCTCTTATGGGACCAAGCACGTCAAATTTCTTGAAGGCTCTATTCCTCCTCGATGTATTTGCACCTGGTCCGCTATTCCTATATTCATAGTAGAGACAAGTGTTCTCAAACTTCTCCCCATCCCAAATCTTCCATCCAAGTGGGCTCAACAAATCACCTATTTGGCTCTCCATCACCACGGTTGTGGAGTAAGCCTTCCAAGGTCTTCCAAAGTAAGTTTTTACCTTGAACCTCAATGGGTAGAGCGCAGATTCAGGAACAATTTTGCAGTTCTGGAGTACCACTCCACCCTTGGCCTTCGCCAACTCTTTGCCATCAGCTGTAATGGTGTTGAATTGATTTGCCAAGGGTTTCCTGGCAATGATGACGCTGTTTTGGATGAGTGCGGTCCCCTTGCCAAAGATAAAGTCGATGGTACCGGAGATGACGCAGTTGCGGTAGAATTGACGATAGGTGTGGTAATATAAGGTGTCTTGGTATCCCTCAATGGAGCAGTCGAAAAGGGCTGACATATCAGACTGGCTACGATAAGCCACAGCTTGATGCCCTTGTGGACCTGCGGTGTTGCGGAAGGTAATTCCTCGCGCCACGAACCCTTGCCCAAGAGCTGCGAATGTGGCTGTTTTTGAAGTGGTGACTTTCATGAGGGCGTAGTTCTTGTTCCCAGTGATAATAGTCTTCCCAGCACCGTCTCCGTACATAAAAAcgtttttcattttcttgctAACCTCCACAATTTCATTGTACACTCCAGCCTTCACGTAAATGACGTATTTGCCCTTGTGCTTTTTTGGGTATGATTTTAGTGCCCCAGTAATGGTCTTAAACTGGCCTCCACCATTCTTGGACACCACCACATTAGGCCTCAAATTCCCTCTTCTTTGCGCGGCCAAAAGTTTCCTATCTGCAACAGGGAACCACTCTGGGAAATAATGCTCATCATCAATTTCGAGGAGGCGACGAGAGGCGGTGTTGGAATTTTCTCCCTTATGAAGTAAGTCGGTGGTCGTTTTTGTGATGTTGAACGCCTCTAGGACCTTAGACATCTCAGCGATGATATTGATTGCGTTATTGGTGAGCTGGGTGGCGTTGATCATGCCATCCTCAATGGCAGATTTGTACTCCGGGTTCTCAATTTGTTCCGTGCAGGTAGTTTGGTAAGCGTACACCGCCGACATCCAGTTGAGAAGCTCGTCCACGCGATCGTTGAGCGTGTGAAGCTCACTGTCACCGACAACCGAGATAGAAGCCTGAAGGTCGGCAATAGCATCTTGGAGCAATTCCTTGCAATCCTCAATGGCCATATGATTATACGGGTCGGCGCCCTGGTCGACCTCGGTGTTAACCGCAACCTGGTGGGATTTATGGACCGCCTCAAGTGTAGCCTCAATAGCCGCAAAAATGAAGTCCTTAGTGGTGGCGGAGCGGTTGTGAGCCACGTGAGAAATACTCCTGGCGCATTCGTCTTTATACTCAGCGTATTGGCAAAACGTAGTGACGTGCTTCATGGAACCGTTGGAAATACCGTTATTGTCCTTGCCAGAGGATGCATTATCGTTGCCGCCCATGTTTAAGACCAAAACGGCGCCGCACACCACACCCACCACTAAGATGAGGGATACCAAAGGgatgattattttattattacccGCCATCTTTCTCCTggttattattatgtaataaccTCCCTTCTTTCCTTATTTCATTTATTGATACAGTAGGACggaagaagagaagagaaagatGGGGATGTGGGATGGGTTTGGATTGTAGATGAAGGAAGTTTATATAGCAATGCAAGGAGGCTATATGCGGAATAGAGCAACGTGAAACAAGGATGGGAGTGTATGCATTTGCATGGATACCCAACTTTTCAGAAATTTCAGTTAAATGTTTGTGACCAACTGTTGATAAATGAACTGCGTTATTCATGGGctcaatgtgtgtgtgtgtatatatatatatatatatgactaattaatttaataatcaaaaGTATTTAgaaattccatatatattacatCATCTGTATTTGTATAACGTAATTTATTCTCTTCACCACATGTAACTTAATTAGTTGTGCACTATTAtgaattgatatattttaaaattaatgagtacaattaaaattaacaacTTATATAGTTCTCACCTGCCCTCTATGTAACTCAGCGGCGGAAACCATGCAACATTTATTCATTGAGTGTAACCAAATTGCTACGGTCTGGCACTACTGGGGAATCACCATGCAGACGACAGGGGAGCTTGAAAATGGCATTCTCTCTTGGCTTTCCAATATATTTACTAGCGAGAATGAAGACAAGCAGAAGAATGTGGTGGCTATTATGTGGACTCTATGGAAAGCAAGAAATGCACTTATATGGGAAAGGAAGCAGATCAACATACACAAAATAATAACAGTAACTTCCAGCCTCATCAATCAATGGACCTCATCCACAGAGCCTATACCACCCGCCACCTATCATCCTGTGCACACTGTGAGTAACTCACCAGATCACCATAATGGCTTTTCTCTTCCTCAACACACGAAGGTTATCTGTCAAGTTGACGCGGCTGTAACTCGAGGGAGAGGTCAATCTTCTTTCAATTCGCAGCAGTCCTCCTCACTAGTACCGGTACATTCTTAGGCGCAACAAACGGCCCACTCAGGAGCCTAGATGACCCTCATCTCGCTGAGGCGTTAGCCGTAAAGGAAGCATTGTCTTGGCTCAAAGATGAAGGTTGGCATCATGTAAGGATCGAGTCAGACTGTCTCAATGTCTGTCACCTTTTAAATAATTCATCCCCTGATAATTCATATGCTGGTTGTGTATAATTGAGGGGTGTCATAAGTTGGCTAGGTACTTTGAGTCTATGTCCTACCATTTTATTCGTAGATTAGCGAATGTGTTAGCCCACGCTCTCgcaaagacaacaaattcttaGCGTGGTCCATTAGTTAGACATTTTTCTAATCTCGTATGTATTCAACACCTTTTTACATCTTAATAAATTAgttacatttttatttccaaaaaaaaaaaaaaaacaacttataTAGTTTATAAGTTTTGTTGACATTACAATGATATAATTACTAACACGGTACAATatcattaaatttttatttcaagACATATTTtactacctttttttttttaatcctactaactctattacaatgcagtatctgttcataactactttctcaaccaattgAAGCATAAGAGTCAGTATTTTACTATCTTTtaagattaaattaataataaaattcaattaaacccaaaaagggagaaatttgcttcttctttttgcCATCAATGAATTCTTTTTTTGATCTCACTAGTCAATTGGttcactaatttaaaaaaaaaataatagtttaatttcGTTGACAATCATAAGCAGGATTATTTAATACCTACCAAAGGGTCATTAggatataaattaaaattggcaTTCGTTGaagtgttatttatttatttaaacttatttttaaaaatatttttaaatttgataaccTGTCAGAAACTGGTAAATTATATTGAATTACTTGCatgaaattgattaatttaGGAACTCAATTGCATAATTTTTAAGTTGAATGACCCAGGACCGGTTTTTTGatttgcgtggccctgtgctggtcgcaaagagaaaaatgtaaaaaacttaattttatgccaatataatcacaaatacatatactaactattagacCCGGGCTGGACTAGGGCCCTCCAAAATTTTGAGGCgctgttgcacatcttgcacgccctaaaatccggccttggaatgacctaattgcattatgATGTAGAGTTTGATAGCTCATTTGACCattatttcaaataataataataatattttaatttctcatGCACTCCTGATATGATCTTGTCCTGACTTATCATTTCTTTTCCATGGTAAGCATTGTTTGGAAAAATGTTCCTCTCCATTTGCGCGCTGTTgggtttattttttattttttttatttttgttttagtattttaaattaagtgcattctttcatttttttaaattaattgagtGCATTCTATATGACTGTCCAATATCGATATAGGTtttacaaagtaaaaacaacaacaacaaaagaagaaattaaattttccGCATGGGAGATCGAATAGGCCACACCAATGCTGacttgttaatataataataataatacatcaCATACATCTTAGcagtttaattattaattagttcCAAAAACTACATATATACAGCCATGACAAAATCTAATTCAATCATCTATTATAAGATCTATCCTCTAGTGAAACCCAGGGCAAAAGGTATCCCGGTGGCCGGCAACCAGCTATCTCCGTTGAGCCAAGATCCAACGGTGAATTGTCTGGCTTTTATGGGACCAACCACCTCCCATTTCTTGAAAGCTCTATTCCTCATAACCGTGTTTGCGCCTGGTCCAAAGTTCTTATACTCCCAGCAAATACTAGTGTCCTCAAACTTCTCCCCGTCCCAAACCTTCCACCCAATCGGGTTCACCACATCACCTATTTGGCTCTCCATCACCACACTCGTCGAGTACGCCTTCCAAGGTCTTCCCAAGTATGTTTTCAACTTGAACCTCGACGGGAAGAGAGCAGCCTCTGGAACAATTCGGCAATTCTGGAGTACCACTCCACCCTTCGCCTTCGCCAGCGCTTTGCCGTCGGCAGTAATGGTGTTGAATTGATTTGCCAAGGGTTTCCTTGCAATGATCACGCTGTTCTGGATTAGTGCACTCCCCTTGCCAAAGATGAAGTCGATGGTACCGGAGATGACGCAATTGCGGTAGAATTGGCGATAGGTGTGGTAATATAAGGTATCTTGGTATCCTTCAATTGAGCAGTCAAAAAGGGCCGACATATCGGATTGGCTGCGATAAGCCACGGCTTGATGCCCTTCCGCACCTGCGGTGTTGCGGAAGGTAATTCCGCGTGCCACGAATCTTTCCCCTAGAGCCGAAAAGGTCGCGGTTTTTGAGGTGGTGATTTTCATGAAGGCGAAATTCTTTTTCCCTGTGATAATAGTCTTCCCAGCACCGTCTCCGTACATGAAAATGTTATGCATCTTCTTTTTTACCACAACAGTTTCATCATACACTCCAGCCTTCACATATATGGTGTATTTTCGTTTATATTTTTTCGGGTAGGCCTTTAGTGCCTTCTTAATTGACTTAAACTTGCCGCTACCATCCTTGGCTACCACCACATTAGGCTTCAATTTCCCTGCTCTTTGTGCGGCCAATAGTTTCCTATCTGCAGCAGGGAACCACGACGGGAAATCGCCATCCTCTTGGAGGAGGCGACGAGAGTTAGTGGTTGTGGTAGAGTTACtagtactactactactagtacTAGTCGCGGCAGCTCCTGAATGAAGTAAGTCCACTGCTTTGGTGATGTTGAATGCCTCTAGGACCTTGGCCATATCAGCTATGATATTGATTACATTGTTGGTGAGTTGAGTGGCATTGATCATACCATCCTGAATTGCGGATTTGTACTCGGGCTTTTCGATTTGCTCCGTGCAGGTCGTCTGATACGCATAGACAGCAGACACCCAATTGAGCAGCTCGTCCCCGCGATCGTTGAGGTTGTGAAGTGTGCTATCTCCCACTACAGACAAGGAGGCCTCTAGGTCGTCAATTGCATCTTCCAACATGTCCTTGCAATCCTCAAGGGCCATATGACTGTACGGATCGGCGTTCTCGTCAACCTGCGTATTCACGACAAGCTTGTGGGACTCGGACACTTCCTCGATCGTAGCCTTAAGGGCCGCGAGGATGAAGTCCTTAGTGGTGGCGGATTGGTTTTTGGCCACTGGGGAGATGCTCTTGGCGCATGAGTCTTTGTACTCCGCGTATTGACAAAAAGTAGTTACGGATTTCATGTAGCCCGTGGAAAcaatttgattgttgtttttGGATGGTGCATCGTTGCTGCTGCCTATGTGCAACACCAAAACGGCTCCCAACACAACGGCCACCACTAAGAAGATAGACACCAAGGGGAGGACTAAATTGTTACCTGCCATCTTTCTCCCCCGGCCCGGCCTCTACCTTGTTATTAATctctgtttcttcttctttccttttttattttctttttcttcttcttatttttacttttttgtaattacaatggacagaagaagagaagaaagatgGCATTGTGGATGAGTTTAGATTGTGGATGAAGGGAGTTTATATAACAATGCTGAGATGCAATTCGGAATGGAGCAACATGAAGCAAGTACATCCGGCAGAGGGTGCATTTCAATGTGTGGATGGCCGAGGTTTCCtaaatttctttgaaatgttTGTGACTATTGACTAATTGTTGACCGATGGACAACGAAATTCAAGCACTCAATATATGTCattaattaaattgacaatTGAAATACAACTAAGATATAAATTAGCATCCATggataatttaatttgagtaaaaaatatatatatataatgactagttttttctacgcgctttgcgcgaagacttgtgcccaatatttaaacccaataagtaaatcattttgaaatagatataattcattttttttagttgtcgagGTTTCATAGATatttgagtaaaatttttgttgtgtatgtatttgaaattaatacaagaaattcaaattcattgtgatgaatatattccactgtaattttaagggtgctcaacgttgtattacaatatttttgtctttgaaaatgaataaaatttgtttaaatatagtctctttttttttcttttcttttttgagaaaaaaatatagtcttcttctaattagagatatatcccttataaattcatattcatatatggatatacataatacttgatttcaagtatctcaattcaacaacttccacatattgatatccaaaaatcttttctcaattcaactgcaaatgcattatgttgctgctcatttataatattaatatttttaaataatagtgtgtttgtatatatatatatatatatatatatatatatatatatatatattaatattattgaagtaagaattatagaaatgataaatttaccctcaaaaaaaagaaatgataaattattaaatataggctaaagtgtcatttagcaccatgaactatatccaattattcatgccgcaccctgaactttcatatcgtatatttcgagccgcaaaccaaaataaaaaattcacctagaacttttagcaggtttccatgtcttcctgctgacatgacgcaggttttcaagtgatgtggcatttcttttaaccttatgttgtccatgtaagcatttacatattaaaaatatttttaaaaaaaaacaaaaaatacaaacaaaaaaaaattagcatttctataaatttggaaaattgaaaaaatactaaactat contains these protein-coding regions:
- the LOC116017669 gene encoding pectinesterase-like, whose product is MAGNNLVLPLVSIFLVVAVVLGAVLVLHIGSSNDAPSKNNNQIVSTGYMKSVTTFCQYAEYKDSCAKSISPVAKNQSATTKDFILAALKATIEEVSESHKLVVNTQVDENADPYSHMALEDCKDMLEDAIDDLEASLSVVGDSTLHNLNDRGDELLNWVSAVYAYQTTCTEQIEKPEYKSAIQDGMINATQLTNNVINIIADMAKVLEAFNITKAVDLLHSGAAATSTSSSSTSNSTTTTNSRRLLQEDGDFPSWFPAADRKLLAAQRAGKLKPNVVVAKDGSGKFKSIKKALKAYPKKYKRKYTIYVKAGVYDETVVVKKKMHNIFMYGDGAGKTIITGKKNFAFMKITTSKTATFSALGERFVARGITFRNTAGAEGHQAVAYRSQSDMSALFDCSIEGYQDTLYYHTYRQFYRNCVISGTIDFIFGKGSALIQNSVIIARKPLANQFNTITADGKALAKAKGGVVLQNCRIVPEAALFPSRFKLKTYLGRPWKAYSTSVVMESQIGDVVNPIGWKVWDGEKFEDTSICWEYKNFGPGANTVMRNRAFKKWEVVGPIKARQFTVGSWLNGDSWLPATGIPFALGFTRG
- the LOC116017515 gene encoding pectinesterase — translated: MAGNNKIIIPLVSLILVVGVVCGAVLVLNMGGNDNASSGKDNNGISNGSMKHVTTFCQYAEYKDECARSISHVAHNRSATTKDFIFAAIEATLEAVHKSHQVAVNTEVDQGADPYNHMAIEDCKELLQDAIADLQASISVVGDSELHTLNDRVDELLNWMSAVYAYQTTCTEQIENPEYKSAIEDGMINATQLTNNAINIIAEMSKVLEAFNITKTTTDLLHKGENSNTASRRLLEIDDEHYFPEWFPVADRKLLAAQRRGNLRPNVVVSKNGGGQFKTITGALKSYPKKHKGKYVIYVKAGVYNEIVEVSKKMKNVFMYGDGAGKTIITGNKNYALMKVTTSKTATFAALGQGFVARGITFRNTAGPQGHQAVAYRSQSDMSALFDCSIEGYQDTLYYHTYRQFYRNCVISGTIDFIFGKGTALIQNSVIIARKPLANQFNTITADGKELAKAKGGVVLQNCKIVPESALYPLRFKVKTYFGRPWKAYSTTVVMESQIGDLLSPLGWKIWDGEKFENTCLYYEYRNSGPGANTSRRNRAFKKFDVLGPIRARKFTAGLWLDANRWLPATGVPFAIGYTK